The following proteins are co-located in the Gorilla gorilla gorilla isolate KB3781 chromosome 7, NHGRI_mGorGor1-v2.1_pri, whole genome shotgun sequence genome:
- the PUF60 gene encoding poly(U)-binding-splicing factor PUF60 isoform X9, protein MENGQSTAAKLGLPPLTPEQQEALQKAKKYAMEQSIKSVLVKQTIAHQQQQLTNLQMAAVTMGFGDPLSPLQSMAAQRQRALAIMCRVYVGSIYYELGEDTIRQAFAPFGPIKSIDMSWDSVTMKHKGFAFVEYEVPEAAQLALEQMNSVMLGGRNIKVGRPSNIGQAQPIIDQLAEEARAFNRIYVASVHQDLSDDDIKSVFEAFGKIKSCTLARDPTTGKHKGYGFIEYEKAQSSQDAVSSMNLFDLGGQYLRVGKAVTPPMPLLTPATPGGLPPAAAVAAAAATAKITAQEAVAGAAVLGTLGTPGLVSPALTLAQPLGTLPQAVMAAQAPGVITGVTPARPPIPVTIPSVGVVNPILASPPTLGLLEPKKEKEEEELFPESERPEMLSEQEHMSISGSSARHMVMQKLLRKQESTVMVLRNMVDPKDIDDDLEGEVTEECGKFGAVNRVIIYQEKQGEEEDAEIIVKIFVEFSIASETHKAIQALNGRWFAGRKVVAEVYDQERFDNSDLSA, encoded by the exons ATGGAGAACGGGCAGAGCACAGCCGCCAAGCTGGGGCTGCCTCCCCTGACGCCCGAGCAGCAGGAGGCCCTTCAGAAG GCCAAGAAGTACGCCATGGAGCAGAGCATCAAGAGCGTGCTGGTGAAGCAGACCATCgcacaccagcagcagcagctcacCAACCTGCAG ATGGCAGCAGTGACAATGGGCTTTGGAGATCCTCTCTCACCTTTGCAATCG ATGGCGGCTCAGCGGCAGCGGGCGCTGGCCATCATGTGCCGTGTCTACGTGGGTTCTATTTACTATGAGCTGGGGGAGGACACCATCCGCCAGGCCTTTGCCCCCTTTGGCCCCATCAAGAGCATCGACATGTCCTGGGACTCCGTCACCATGAAGCACAAG GGCTTTGCCTTCGTGGAGTATGAGGTCCCCGAAGCTGCACAGCTGGCCTTGGAGCAGATGAACTCGGTGATGCTGGGGGGCAGGAACATCAAG GTGGGCAGACCCAGCAACATAGGGCAGGCCCAGCCCATCATAGACCAGTTGGCTGAGGAGGCACGGGCCTTCAACCGCATCTACGTGGCCTCTGTGCACCAGGACCTCTCAGACGATGACATCAAGAGCGTGTTTGAGGCCTTTGGCAAGATCAAGTCCTGCACACTGGCCCGGGACCCCACAACTGGCAAGCACAAGGGCTACGGCTTCATTG AGTACGAGAAGGCCCAGTCGTCCCAAGATGCTGTGTCTTCCATGAACCTCTTTGACCTGGGTGGCCAGTACTTGCGGGTGGGCAAGGCTGTCACACCGCCCATGCCCCTACTCACACCAGCCACGCCTGGAGGCCTCCCACCTGCCGCTGCTGTGGCAGCTGCTGCAGCCACTGCCAAGATCACAGCTCAG GAAGCAGTGGCCGGAGCAGCGGTGCTGGGTACCCTGGGCACACCTGGACTGGTGTCCCCAGCACTGACCCTGGCCCAGCCCCTGGGCACTTTGCCCCAGGCTGTCATGGCTGCCCAGGCACCTGGAGTCATCACAG GTGTGACCCCAGCCCGTCCTCCTATCCCGGTCACCATCCCCTCGGTGGGAGTGGTGAACCCCATCCTGGCCAGCCCTCCAACGCTGGGTCTCCTGGAGCccaaaaaggagaaggaagaagaggagctgTTTCCCGAGTCAGAGCGGCCAGAGATGCTGAGCGAGCAGGAGCACATGAGCATCTCTGGCAGTAGCGCCCGCCACATGGTGATGCAGAAGCTGCTCCGCAAGCAGGAG TCTACAGTGATGGTTCTGCGCAACATGGTGGACCCCAAGGACATCGATGATGACCTGGAAGGGGAGGTGACAGAGGAGTGTGGCAAGTTCGGGGCCGTGAACCGCGTCATCATCTACCAAGAGAAACAAGGCGAGGAGGAGGATGCGGAAATCATTGTCAAGATCTTTGTGGAGTTTTCCATAGCCTCCGAGACTCATAAGGCCATCCAGGCCCTCAATGGCCGCTGGTTTGCTGGCCGCAAGGTGGTGGCTGAAGTGTACGA
- the PUF60 gene encoding poly(U)-binding-splicing factor PUF60 isoform X7 — protein MATATIALVNGQQGGGSEPAAAAAVVAAGDKWKPPQGTDSIKMENGQSTAAKLGLPPLTPEQQEALQKAKKYAMEQSIKSVLVKQTIAHQQQQLTNLQMAAQRQRALAIMCRVYVGSIYYELGEDTIRQAFAPFGPIKSIDMSWDSVTMKHKGFAFVEYEVPEAAQLALEQMNSVMLGGRNIKVGRPSNIGQAQPIIDQLAEEARAFNRIYVASVHQDLSDDDIKSVFEAFGKIKSCTLARDPTTGKHKGYGFIEYEKAQSSQDAVSSMNLFDLGGQYLRVGKAVTPPMPLLTPATPGGLPPAAAVAAAAATAKITAQEAVAGAAVLGTLGTPGLVSPALTLAQPLGTLPQAVMAAQAPGVITGVTPARPPIPVTIPSVGVVNPILASPPTLGLLEPKKEKEEEELFPESERPEMLSEQEHMSISGSSARHMVMQKLLRKQESTVMVLRNMVDPKDIDDDLEGEVTEECGKFGAVNRVIIYQEKQGEEEDAEIIVKIFVEFSIASETHKAIQALNGRWFAGRKVVAEVYDQERFDNSDLSA, from the exons GGCACAGACTCCATCAAGATGGAGAACGGGCAGAGCACAGCCGCCAAGCTGGGGCTGCCTCCCCTGACGCCCGAGCAGCAGGAGGCCCTTCAGAAG GCCAAGAAGTACGCCATGGAGCAGAGCATCAAGAGCGTGCTGGTGAAGCAGACCATCgcacaccagcagcagcagctcacCAACCTGCAG ATGGCGGCTCAGCGGCAGCGGGCGCTGGCCATCATGTGCCGTGTCTACGTGGGTTCTATTTACTATGAGCTGGGGGAGGACACCATCCGCCAGGCCTTTGCCCCCTTTGGCCCCATCAAGAGCATCGACATGTCCTGGGACTCCGTCACCATGAAGCACAAG GGCTTTGCCTTCGTGGAGTATGAGGTCCCCGAAGCTGCACAGCTGGCCTTGGAGCAGATGAACTCGGTGATGCTGGGGGGCAGGAACATCAAG GTGGGCAGACCCAGCAACATAGGGCAGGCCCAGCCCATCATAGACCAGTTGGCTGAGGAGGCACGGGCCTTCAACCGCATCTACGTGGCCTCTGTGCACCAGGACCTCTCAGACGATGACATCAAGAGCGTGTTTGAGGCCTTTGGCAAGATCAAGTCCTGCACACTGGCCCGGGACCCCACAACTGGCAAGCACAAGGGCTACGGCTTCATTG AGTACGAGAAGGCCCAGTCGTCCCAAGATGCTGTGTCTTCCATGAACCTCTTTGACCTGGGTGGCCAGTACTTGCGGGTGGGCAAGGCTGTCACACCGCCCATGCCCCTACTCACACCAGCCACGCCTGGAGGCCTCCCACCTGCCGCTGCTGTGGCAGCTGCTGCAGCCACTGCCAAGATCACAGCTCAG GAAGCAGTGGCCGGAGCAGCGGTGCTGGGTACCCTGGGCACACCTGGACTGGTGTCCCCAGCACTGACCCTGGCCCAGCCCCTGGGCACTTTGCCCCAGGCTGTCATGGCTGCCCAGGCACCTGGAGTCATCACAG GTGTGACCCCAGCCCGTCCTCCTATCCCGGTCACCATCCCCTCGGTGGGAGTGGTGAACCCCATCCTGGCCAGCCCTCCAACGCTGGGTCTCCTGGAGCccaaaaaggagaaggaagaagaggagctgTTTCCCGAGTCAGAGCGGCCAGAGATGCTGAGCGAGCAGGAGCACATGAGCATCTCTGGCAGTAGCGCCCGCCACATGGTGATGCAGAAGCTGCTCCGCAAGCAGGAG TCTACAGTGATGGTTCTGCGCAACATGGTGGACCCCAAGGACATCGATGATGACCTGGAAGGGGAGGTGACAGAGGAGTGTGGCAAGTTCGGGGCCGTGAACCGCGTCATCATCTACCAAGAGAAACAAGGCGAGGAGGAGGATGCGGAAATCATTGTCAAGATCTTTGTGGAGTTTTCCATAGCCTCCGAGACTCATAAGGCCATCCAGGCCCTCAATGGCCGCTGGTTTGCTGGCCGCAAGGTGGTGGCTGAAGTGTACGA
- the PUF60 gene encoding poly(U)-binding-splicing factor PUF60 isoform X5 has protein sequence MATATIALVNGQQGGGSEPAAAAAVVAAGDKWKPPQGTDSIKMENGQSTAAKLGLPPLTPEQQEALQKAKKYAMEQSIKSVLVKQTIAHQQQQLTNLQMAAVTMGFGDPLSPLQSMAAQRQRALAIMCRVYVGSIYYELGEDTIRQAFAPFGPIKSIDMSWDSVTMKHKGFAFVEYEVPEAAQLALEQMNSVMLGGRNIKVGRPSNIGQAQPIIDQLAEEARAFNRIYVASVHQDLSDDDIKSVFEAFGKIKSCTLARDPTTGKHKGYGFIEYEKAQSSQDAVSSMNLFDLGGQYLRVGKAVTPPMPLLTPATPGGLPPAAAVAAAAATAKITAQEAVAGAAVLGTLGTPGLVSPALTLAQPLGTLPQAVMAAQAPGVITGVTPARPPIPVTIPSVGVVNPILASPPTLGLLEPKKEKEEEELFPESERPEMLSEQEHMSISGSSARHMVMQKLLRKQESTVMVLRNMVDPKDIDDDLEGEVTEECGKFGAVNRVIIYQEKQGEEEDAEIIVKIFVEFSIASETHKAIQALNGRWFAGRKVVAEVYDQERFDNSDLSA, from the exons GGCACAGACTCCATCAAGATGGAGAACGGGCAGAGCACAGCCGCCAAGCTGGGGCTGCCTCCCCTGACGCCCGAGCAGCAGGAGGCCCTTCAGAAG GCCAAGAAGTACGCCATGGAGCAGAGCATCAAGAGCGTGCTGGTGAAGCAGACCATCgcacaccagcagcagcagctcacCAACCTGCAG ATGGCAGCAGTGACAATGGGCTTTGGAGATCCTCTCTCACCTTTGCAATCG ATGGCGGCTCAGCGGCAGCGGGCGCTGGCCATCATGTGCCGTGTCTACGTGGGTTCTATTTACTATGAGCTGGGGGAGGACACCATCCGCCAGGCCTTTGCCCCCTTTGGCCCCATCAAGAGCATCGACATGTCCTGGGACTCCGTCACCATGAAGCACAAG GGCTTTGCCTTCGTGGAGTATGAGGTCCCCGAAGCTGCACAGCTGGCCTTGGAGCAGATGAACTCGGTGATGCTGGGGGGCAGGAACATCAAG GTGGGCAGACCCAGCAACATAGGGCAGGCCCAGCCCATCATAGACCAGTTGGCTGAGGAGGCACGGGCCTTCAACCGCATCTACGTGGCCTCTGTGCACCAGGACCTCTCAGACGATGACATCAAGAGCGTGTTTGAGGCCTTTGGCAAGATCAAGTCCTGCACACTGGCCCGGGACCCCACAACTGGCAAGCACAAGGGCTACGGCTTCATTG AGTACGAGAAGGCCCAGTCGTCCCAAGATGCTGTGTCTTCCATGAACCTCTTTGACCTGGGTGGCCAGTACTTGCGGGTGGGCAAGGCTGTCACACCGCCCATGCCCCTACTCACACCAGCCACGCCTGGAGGCCTCCCACCTGCCGCTGCTGTGGCAGCTGCTGCAGCCACTGCCAAGATCACAGCTCAG GAAGCAGTGGCCGGAGCAGCGGTGCTGGGTACCCTGGGCACACCTGGACTGGTGTCCCCAGCACTGACCCTGGCCCAGCCCCTGGGCACTTTGCCCCAGGCTGTCATGGCTGCCCAGGCACCTGGAGTCATCACAG GTGTGACCCCAGCCCGTCCTCCTATCCCGGTCACCATCCCCTCGGTGGGAGTGGTGAACCCCATCCTGGCCAGCCCTCCAACGCTGGGTCTCCTGGAGCccaaaaaggagaaggaagaagaggagctgTTTCCCGAGTCAGAGCGGCCAGAGATGCTGAGCGAGCAGGAGCACATGAGCATCTCTGGCAGTAGCGCCCGCCACATGGTGATGCAGAAGCTGCTCCGCAAGCAGGAG TCTACAGTGATGGTTCTGCGCAACATGGTGGACCCCAAGGACATCGATGATGACCTGGAAGGGGAGGTGACAGAGGAGTGTGGCAAGTTCGGGGCCGTGAACCGCGTCATCATCTACCAAGAGAAACAAGGCGAGGAGGAGGATGCGGAAATCATTGTCAAGATCTTTGTGGAGTTTTCCATAGCCTCCGAGACTCATAAGGCCATCCAGGCCCTCAATGGCCGCTGGTTTGCTGGCCGCAAGGTGGTGGCTGAAGTGTACGA
- the PUF60 gene encoding poly(U)-binding-splicing factor PUF60 isoform X6, translated as MATATIALQVNGQQGGGSEPAAAAAVVAAGDKWKPPQGTDSIKMENGQSTAAKLGLPPLTPEQQEALQKAKKYAMEQSIKSVLVKQTIAHQQQQLTNLQMAAQRQRALAIMCRVYVGSIYYELGEDTIRQAFAPFGPIKSIDMSWDSVTMKHKGFAFVEYEVPEAAQLALEQMNSVMLGGRNIKVGRPSNIGQAQPIIDQLAEEARAFNRIYVASVHQDLSDDDIKSVFEAFGKIKSCTLARDPTTGKHKGYGFIEYEKAQSSQDAVSSMNLFDLGGQYLRVGKAVTPPMPLLTPATPGGLPPAAAVAAAAATAKITAQEAVAGAAVLGTLGTPGLVSPALTLAQPLGTLPQAVMAAQAPGVITGVTPARPPIPVTIPSVGVVNPILASPPTLGLLEPKKEKEEEELFPESERPEMLSEQEHMSISGSSARHMVMQKLLRKQESTVMVLRNMVDPKDIDDDLEGEVTEECGKFGAVNRVIIYQEKQGEEEDAEIIVKIFVEFSIASETHKAIQALNGRWFAGRKVVAEVYDQERFDNSDLSA; from the exons GGCACAGACTCCATCAAGATGGAGAACGGGCAGAGCACAGCCGCCAAGCTGGGGCTGCCTCCCCTGACGCCCGAGCAGCAGGAGGCCCTTCAGAAG GCCAAGAAGTACGCCATGGAGCAGAGCATCAAGAGCGTGCTGGTGAAGCAGACCATCgcacaccagcagcagcagctcacCAACCTGCAG ATGGCGGCTCAGCGGCAGCGGGCGCTGGCCATCATGTGCCGTGTCTACGTGGGTTCTATTTACTATGAGCTGGGGGAGGACACCATCCGCCAGGCCTTTGCCCCCTTTGGCCCCATCAAGAGCATCGACATGTCCTGGGACTCCGTCACCATGAAGCACAAG GGCTTTGCCTTCGTGGAGTATGAGGTCCCCGAAGCTGCACAGCTGGCCTTGGAGCAGATGAACTCGGTGATGCTGGGGGGCAGGAACATCAAG GTGGGCAGACCCAGCAACATAGGGCAGGCCCAGCCCATCATAGACCAGTTGGCTGAGGAGGCACGGGCCTTCAACCGCATCTACGTGGCCTCTGTGCACCAGGACCTCTCAGACGATGACATCAAGAGCGTGTTTGAGGCCTTTGGCAAGATCAAGTCCTGCACACTGGCCCGGGACCCCACAACTGGCAAGCACAAGGGCTACGGCTTCATTG AGTACGAGAAGGCCCAGTCGTCCCAAGATGCTGTGTCTTCCATGAACCTCTTTGACCTGGGTGGCCAGTACTTGCGGGTGGGCAAGGCTGTCACACCGCCCATGCCCCTACTCACACCAGCCACGCCTGGAGGCCTCCCACCTGCCGCTGCTGTGGCAGCTGCTGCAGCCACTGCCAAGATCACAGCTCAG GAAGCAGTGGCCGGAGCAGCGGTGCTGGGTACCCTGGGCACACCTGGACTGGTGTCCCCAGCACTGACCCTGGCCCAGCCCCTGGGCACTTTGCCCCAGGCTGTCATGGCTGCCCAGGCACCTGGAGTCATCACAG GTGTGACCCCAGCCCGTCCTCCTATCCCGGTCACCATCCCCTCGGTGGGAGTGGTGAACCCCATCCTGGCCAGCCCTCCAACGCTGGGTCTCCTGGAGCccaaaaaggagaaggaagaagaggagctgTTTCCCGAGTCAGAGCGGCCAGAGATGCTGAGCGAGCAGGAGCACATGAGCATCTCTGGCAGTAGCGCCCGCCACATGGTGATGCAGAAGCTGCTCCGCAAGCAGGAG TCTACAGTGATGGTTCTGCGCAACATGGTGGACCCCAAGGACATCGATGATGACCTGGAAGGGGAGGTGACAGAGGAGTGTGGCAAGTTCGGGGCCGTGAACCGCGTCATCATCTACCAAGAGAAACAAGGCGAGGAGGAGGATGCGGAAATCATTGTCAAGATCTTTGTGGAGTTTTCCATAGCCTCCGAGACTCATAAGGCCATCCAGGCCCTCAATGGCCGCTGGTTTGCTGGCCGCAAGGTGGTGGCTGAAGTGTACGA
- the PUF60 gene encoding poly(U)-binding-splicing factor PUF60 isoform X4, producing MATATIALQVNGQQGGGSEPAAAAAVVAAGDKWKPPQGTDSIKMENGQSTAAKLGLPPLTPEQQEALQKAKKYAMEQSIKSVLVKQTIAHQQQQLTNLQMAAVTMGFGDPLSPLQSMAAQRQRALAIMCRVYVGSIYYELGEDTIRQAFAPFGPIKSIDMSWDSVTMKHKGFAFVEYEVPEAAQLALEQMNSVMLGGRNIKVGRPSNIGQAQPIIDQLAEEARAFNRIYVASVHQDLSDDDIKSVFEAFGKIKSCTLARDPTTGKHKGYGFIEYEKAQSSQDAVSSMNLFDLGGQYLRVGKAVTPPMPLLTPATPGGLPPAAAVAAAAATAKITAQEAVAGAAVLGTLGTPGLVSPALTLAQPLGTLPQAVMAAQAPGVITGVTPARPPIPVTIPSVGVVNPILASPPTLGLLEPKKEKEEEELFPESERPEMLSEQEHMSISGSSARHMVMQKLLRKQESTVMVLRNMVDPKDIDDDLEGEVTEECGKFGAVNRVIIYQEKQGEEEDAEIIVKIFVEFSIASETHKAIQALNGRWFAGRKVVAEVYDQERFDNSDLSA from the exons GGCACAGACTCCATCAAGATGGAGAACGGGCAGAGCACAGCCGCCAAGCTGGGGCTGCCTCCCCTGACGCCCGAGCAGCAGGAGGCCCTTCAGAAG GCCAAGAAGTACGCCATGGAGCAGAGCATCAAGAGCGTGCTGGTGAAGCAGACCATCgcacaccagcagcagcagctcacCAACCTGCAG ATGGCAGCAGTGACAATGGGCTTTGGAGATCCTCTCTCACCTTTGCAATCG ATGGCGGCTCAGCGGCAGCGGGCGCTGGCCATCATGTGCCGTGTCTACGTGGGTTCTATTTACTATGAGCTGGGGGAGGACACCATCCGCCAGGCCTTTGCCCCCTTTGGCCCCATCAAGAGCATCGACATGTCCTGGGACTCCGTCACCATGAAGCACAAG GGCTTTGCCTTCGTGGAGTATGAGGTCCCCGAAGCTGCACAGCTGGCCTTGGAGCAGATGAACTCGGTGATGCTGGGGGGCAGGAACATCAAG GTGGGCAGACCCAGCAACATAGGGCAGGCCCAGCCCATCATAGACCAGTTGGCTGAGGAGGCACGGGCCTTCAACCGCATCTACGTGGCCTCTGTGCACCAGGACCTCTCAGACGATGACATCAAGAGCGTGTTTGAGGCCTTTGGCAAGATCAAGTCCTGCACACTGGCCCGGGACCCCACAACTGGCAAGCACAAGGGCTACGGCTTCATTG AGTACGAGAAGGCCCAGTCGTCCCAAGATGCTGTGTCTTCCATGAACCTCTTTGACCTGGGTGGCCAGTACTTGCGGGTGGGCAAGGCTGTCACACCGCCCATGCCCCTACTCACACCAGCCACGCCTGGAGGCCTCCCACCTGCCGCTGCTGTGGCAGCTGCTGCAGCCACTGCCAAGATCACAGCTCAG GAAGCAGTGGCCGGAGCAGCGGTGCTGGGTACCCTGGGCACACCTGGACTGGTGTCCCCAGCACTGACCCTGGCCCAGCCCCTGGGCACTTTGCCCCAGGCTGTCATGGCTGCCCAGGCACCTGGAGTCATCACAG GTGTGACCCCAGCCCGTCCTCCTATCCCGGTCACCATCCCCTCGGTGGGAGTGGTGAACCCCATCCTGGCCAGCCCTCCAACGCTGGGTCTCCTGGAGCccaaaaaggagaaggaagaagaggagctgTTTCCCGAGTCAGAGCGGCCAGAGATGCTGAGCGAGCAGGAGCACATGAGCATCTCTGGCAGTAGCGCCCGCCACATGGTGATGCAGAAGCTGCTCCGCAAGCAGGAG TCTACAGTGATGGTTCTGCGCAACATGGTGGACCCCAAGGACATCGATGATGACCTGGAAGGGGAGGTGACAGAGGAGTGTGGCAAGTTCGGGGCCGTGAACCGCGTCATCATCTACCAAGAGAAACAAGGCGAGGAGGAGGATGCGGAAATCATTGTCAAGATCTTTGTGGAGTTTTCCATAGCCTCCGAGACTCATAAGGCCATCCAGGCCCTCAATGGCCGCTGGTTTGCTGGCCGCAAGGTGGTGGCTGAAGTGTACGA
- the PUF60 gene encoding poly(U)-binding-splicing factor PUF60 isoform X8, whose translation MATATIALGTDSIKMENGQSTAAKLGLPPLTPEQQEALQKAKKYAMEQSIKSVLVKQTIAHQQQQLTNLQMAAVTMGFGDPLSPLQSMAAQRQRALAIMCRVYVGSIYYELGEDTIRQAFAPFGPIKSIDMSWDSVTMKHKGFAFVEYEVPEAAQLALEQMNSVMLGGRNIKVGRPSNIGQAQPIIDQLAEEARAFNRIYVASVHQDLSDDDIKSVFEAFGKIKSCTLARDPTTGKHKGYGFIEYEKAQSSQDAVSSMNLFDLGGQYLRVGKAVTPPMPLLTPATPGGLPPAAAVAAAAATAKITAQEAVAGAAVLGTLGTPGLVSPALTLAQPLGTLPQAVMAAQAPGVITGVTPARPPIPVTIPSVGVVNPILASPPTLGLLEPKKEKEEEELFPESERPEMLSEQEHMSISGSSARHMVMQKLLRKQESTVMVLRNMVDPKDIDDDLEGEVTEECGKFGAVNRVIIYQEKQGEEEDAEIIVKIFVEFSIASETHKAIQALNGRWFAGRKVVAEVYDQERFDNSDLSA comes from the exons GGCACAGACTCCATCAAGATGGAGAACGGGCAGAGCACAGCCGCCAAGCTGGGGCTGCCTCCCCTGACGCCCGAGCAGCAGGAGGCCCTTCAGAAG GCCAAGAAGTACGCCATGGAGCAGAGCATCAAGAGCGTGCTGGTGAAGCAGACCATCgcacaccagcagcagcagctcacCAACCTGCAG ATGGCAGCAGTGACAATGGGCTTTGGAGATCCTCTCTCACCTTTGCAATCG ATGGCGGCTCAGCGGCAGCGGGCGCTGGCCATCATGTGCCGTGTCTACGTGGGTTCTATTTACTATGAGCTGGGGGAGGACACCATCCGCCAGGCCTTTGCCCCCTTTGGCCCCATCAAGAGCATCGACATGTCCTGGGACTCCGTCACCATGAAGCACAAG GGCTTTGCCTTCGTGGAGTATGAGGTCCCCGAAGCTGCACAGCTGGCCTTGGAGCAGATGAACTCGGTGATGCTGGGGGGCAGGAACATCAAG GTGGGCAGACCCAGCAACATAGGGCAGGCCCAGCCCATCATAGACCAGTTGGCTGAGGAGGCACGGGCCTTCAACCGCATCTACGTGGCCTCTGTGCACCAGGACCTCTCAGACGATGACATCAAGAGCGTGTTTGAGGCCTTTGGCAAGATCAAGTCCTGCACACTGGCCCGGGACCCCACAACTGGCAAGCACAAGGGCTACGGCTTCATTG AGTACGAGAAGGCCCAGTCGTCCCAAGATGCTGTGTCTTCCATGAACCTCTTTGACCTGGGTGGCCAGTACTTGCGGGTGGGCAAGGCTGTCACACCGCCCATGCCCCTACTCACACCAGCCACGCCTGGAGGCCTCCCACCTGCCGCTGCTGTGGCAGCTGCTGCAGCCACTGCCAAGATCACAGCTCAG GAAGCAGTGGCCGGAGCAGCGGTGCTGGGTACCCTGGGCACACCTGGACTGGTGTCCCCAGCACTGACCCTGGCCCAGCCCCTGGGCACTTTGCCCCAGGCTGTCATGGCTGCCCAGGCACCTGGAGTCATCACAG GTGTGACCCCAGCCCGTCCTCCTATCCCGGTCACCATCCCCTCGGTGGGAGTGGTGAACCCCATCCTGGCCAGCCCTCCAACGCTGGGTCTCCTGGAGCccaaaaaggagaaggaagaagaggagctgTTTCCCGAGTCAGAGCGGCCAGAGATGCTGAGCGAGCAGGAGCACATGAGCATCTCTGGCAGTAGCGCCCGCCACATGGTGATGCAGAAGCTGCTCCGCAAGCAGGAG TCTACAGTGATGGTTCTGCGCAACATGGTGGACCCCAAGGACATCGATGATGACCTGGAAGGGGAGGTGACAGAGGAGTGTGGCAAGTTCGGGGCCGTGAACCGCGTCATCATCTACCAAGAGAAACAAGGCGAGGAGGAGGATGCGGAAATCATTGTCAAGATCTTTGTGGAGTTTTCCATAGCCTCCGAGACTCATAAGGCCATCCAGGCCCTCAATGGCCGCTGGTTTGCTGGCCGCAAGGTGGTGGCTGAAGTGTACGA
- the PUF60 gene encoding poly(U)-binding-splicing factor PUF60 isoform X10, with amino-acid sequence MATATIALGTDSIKMENGQSTAAKLGLPPLTPEQQEALQKAKKYAMEQSIKSVLVKQTIAHQQQQLTNLQMAAQRQRALAIMCRVYVGSIYYELGEDTIRQAFAPFGPIKSIDMSWDSVTMKHKGFAFVEYEVPEAAQLALEQMNSVMLGGRNIKVGRPSNIGQAQPIIDQLAEEARAFNRIYVASVHQDLSDDDIKSVFEAFGKIKSCTLARDPTTGKHKGYGFIEYEKAQSSQDAVSSMNLFDLGGQYLRVGKAVTPPMPLLTPATPGGLPPAAAVAAAAATAKITAQEAVAGAAVLGTLGTPGLVSPALTLAQPLGTLPQAVMAAQAPGVITGVTPARPPIPVTIPSVGVVNPILASPPTLGLLEPKKEKEEEELFPESERPEMLSEQEHMSISGSSARHMVMQKLLRKQESTVMVLRNMVDPKDIDDDLEGEVTEECGKFGAVNRVIIYQEKQGEEEDAEIIVKIFVEFSIASETHKAIQALNGRWFAGRKVVAEVYDQERFDNSDLSA; translated from the exons GGCACAGACTCCATCAAGATGGAGAACGGGCAGAGCACAGCCGCCAAGCTGGGGCTGCCTCCCCTGACGCCCGAGCAGCAGGAGGCCCTTCAGAAG GCCAAGAAGTACGCCATGGAGCAGAGCATCAAGAGCGTGCTGGTGAAGCAGACCATCgcacaccagcagcagcagctcacCAACCTGCAG ATGGCGGCTCAGCGGCAGCGGGCGCTGGCCATCATGTGCCGTGTCTACGTGGGTTCTATTTACTATGAGCTGGGGGAGGACACCATCCGCCAGGCCTTTGCCCCCTTTGGCCCCATCAAGAGCATCGACATGTCCTGGGACTCCGTCACCATGAAGCACAAG GGCTTTGCCTTCGTGGAGTATGAGGTCCCCGAAGCTGCACAGCTGGCCTTGGAGCAGATGAACTCGGTGATGCTGGGGGGCAGGAACATCAAG GTGGGCAGACCCAGCAACATAGGGCAGGCCCAGCCCATCATAGACCAGTTGGCTGAGGAGGCACGGGCCTTCAACCGCATCTACGTGGCCTCTGTGCACCAGGACCTCTCAGACGATGACATCAAGAGCGTGTTTGAGGCCTTTGGCAAGATCAAGTCCTGCACACTGGCCCGGGACCCCACAACTGGCAAGCACAAGGGCTACGGCTTCATTG AGTACGAGAAGGCCCAGTCGTCCCAAGATGCTGTGTCTTCCATGAACCTCTTTGACCTGGGTGGCCAGTACTTGCGGGTGGGCAAGGCTGTCACACCGCCCATGCCCCTACTCACACCAGCCACGCCTGGAGGCCTCCCACCTGCCGCTGCTGTGGCAGCTGCTGCAGCCACTGCCAAGATCACAGCTCAG GAAGCAGTGGCCGGAGCAGCGGTGCTGGGTACCCTGGGCACACCTGGACTGGTGTCCCCAGCACTGACCCTGGCCCAGCCCCTGGGCACTTTGCCCCAGGCTGTCATGGCTGCCCAGGCACCTGGAGTCATCACAG GTGTGACCCCAGCCCGTCCTCCTATCCCGGTCACCATCCCCTCGGTGGGAGTGGTGAACCCCATCCTGGCCAGCCCTCCAACGCTGGGTCTCCTGGAGCccaaaaaggagaaggaagaagaggagctgTTTCCCGAGTCAGAGCGGCCAGAGATGCTGAGCGAGCAGGAGCACATGAGCATCTCTGGCAGTAGCGCCCGCCACATGGTGATGCAGAAGCTGCTCCGCAAGCAGGAG TCTACAGTGATGGTTCTGCGCAACATGGTGGACCCCAAGGACATCGATGATGACCTGGAAGGGGAGGTGACAGAGGAGTGTGGCAAGTTCGGGGCCGTGAACCGCGTCATCATCTACCAAGAGAAACAAGGCGAGGAGGAGGATGCGGAAATCATTGTCAAGATCTTTGTGGAGTTTTCCATAGCCTCCGAGACTCATAAGGCCATCCAGGCCCTCAATGGCCGCTGGTTTGCTGGCCGCAAGGTGGTGGCTGAAGTGTACGA